A window of Tripterygium wilfordii isolate XIE 37 chromosome 7, ASM1340144v1, whole genome shotgun sequence contains these coding sequences:
- the LOC120002324 gene encoding ABC transporter G family member 31-like isoform X2 yields MSSSNVSEYFECVNLEIEGELFARPSNAEVAVAMAESQGSEYFDWLDLERGGELLAVEDDEIELIQAAPLAVTVAEATGHGMIIPFQPLTMTFLNVSYFVDMPKEMRSRGILENRLQLLSNVSGVFSPGVLTALVGSSETEKKILMDILAGRKTDGYIEGDILISGFPKEQRTFARISGYVEQDDIHSSQLTVKESLWFSSSLRLPKEVTKEQKHEFVEEVISLVELDSLRDAMVGLPGSSGLSKEQRKRLTIAVELVANPSIIFMDEPTSGLDARAAAIVMRTVRNTVDTGRTVICTIHEPSIDIFEAFDELLFMQLGGRVIYGGKLGLHSQIMIDYFQGINGISPIPNGYNPATWILEVTTLAVEERIRMEFSELYKNSEQYREVEATIMQMSVPVAGSEPLKFSTTYSQNFLAQIIICLQKYNLVYLRTPSYGLMRLIFGITIAFLLSSVFWHLGSKRNSTQGLLIVMGALSLACSILGVNNASSIQSIVSIERTVFYREKTARMYSPIAYGAAQGLVQIPYVALQTIVFGVITYFMIHFQMIARKIFLYLVFLFLTFTYYTFSGMMAVGLIPNQDLASVISSAFYSMWTLLSGFPIPKPNIPEWLTWCYYISPVTWTLRGIISSELGDKENMIKEPQFNGTVKEYLKANLGYGPRVIEVSAAVLIGFCVLFFSVFILSVKLLDFQRR; encoded by the exons ATGTCATCATCAAACGTGAGTGAGTATTTCGAGTGTGTGAACCTAGAGATAGAAGGAGAGTTGTTTGCGAGACCGTCAAACGCAGAGGTGGCGGTGGCTATGGCAGAATCACAAGGGAGCGAGTATTTCGATTGGTTGGACTTAGAGAGAGGAGGAGAGTTGCTTGCGGTGGAGGACGACGAGATTGAGTTGATACAGGCGGCGCCACTTGCTG TGACCGTTGCGGAGGCTACTGGGCATGGAATGATTATTCCATTTCAACCATTGACAATGACATTTCTAAATGTCAGTTACTTTGTTGATATGCCCAAG GAAATGAGATCAAGGGGTATACTTGAAAATAGGTTGCAGCTCTTGTCAAATGTGAGTGGAGTATTCTCACCAGGTGTTCTGACTGCATTGGTTGGGTCAAGTGAgacagaaaagaaaattttaatggACATTCTTGCGGGGAGGAAAACTGACGGATACATAGAAGGTGATATCTTGATATCAGGTTTCCCAAAAGAGCAACGCACGTTTGCTCGAATCTCTGGATATGTTGAGCAAGATGATATACATTCTTCTCAGCTGACCGTTAAGGAGTCTCTTTGGTTTTCTTCTAGTCTTCGCCTTCCAAAAGAAGTtaccaaagaacaaaaacat GAGTTTGTTGAAGAAGTGATAAGCTTAGTGGAGCTTGACTCCCTACGAGATGCTATGGTTGGCTTGCCTGGTAGTTCTGGCTTATCAAAAGAGCAGAGAAAGCGTTTAACAATTGCAGTAGAGCTCGTTGCCAATCCTTCCATTATTTTCATGGATGAGCCGACGTCAGGATTAGATGCACGGGCAGCAGCCATAGTGATGCGAACTGTGCGTAATACGGTGGATACTGGGAGAACAGTAATTTGCACCATACATGAACCAAGCATTGATATTTTTGAAGCATTTGATGAG CTGTTATTTATGCAACTCGGGGGACGTGTTATCTATGGAGGGAAGCTTGGTTTGCACTCACAAATTATGATAGACTATTTTCAG GGAATTAATGGAAtttccccaatcccaaatggtTACAACCCAGCAACTTGGATACTTGAGGTAACCACACTTGCCGTTGAGGAGCGAATTAGAATGGAATTTTCAGAATTATATAAGAATTCAGAACAATACAG GGAAGTGGAAGCTACAATTATGCAAATGAGTGTTCCAGTTGCTGGCTCAGAACCATTAAAGTTTTCCACAACCTACTCACAAAACTTTTTGGCTCAAATTATTATTTGCCTTCAGAAATATAATCTTGTTTATTTGAGAACTCCGTCATACGGTCTCATGAGATTAATTTTTGGTATCACAATTGCCTTTTTATTGAGCTCTGTATTTTGGCATCTTGGTTCAAAAAG GAACTCAACTCAAGGTTTATTAATAGTAATGGGAGCTCTCTCTTTAGCATGCTCGATTCTTGGGGTGAATAATGCTTCCTCAATACAATCAATTGTTTCAATTGAGAGGACAGTATTTTACAGAGAAAAAACAGCTAGAATGTATTCTCCCATCGCCTATGGGGCTGCTCAG GGTCTTGTGCAGATTCCATATGTAGCCCTGCAAACAATAGTGTTTGGTGTCATAACCTATTTCATGATCCATTTTCAAATGATAGCAA GGAAAATTTTCCTGTATCTTGTGTTCTTGTTCCTCACCTTCACCTACTACACTTTTTCTGGAATGATGGCTGTTGGTCTCATTCCTAATCAAGACTTGGCATCTGTCATTTCTTCTGCCTTTTACTCTATGTGGACTCTCCTCTCTGGTTTTCCTATACCAAAACCA AATATTCCAGAATGGTTGACATGGTGTTACTACATCAGTCCTGTAACATGGACTTTGCGAGGGATTATCTCCTCTGAGCTTGGTGACAAGGAAAACATGATTAAAGAACCTCAGTTTAATGGCACTGTGAAAGAATATTTGAAAGCTAACCTTGGCTATGGTCCTCGAGTGATTGAAGTTTCAGCTGCTGTGTTGATTGGCTTTTGTGTTCTATTTTTTAGCGTTTTTATTCTCTCGGTTAAACTTCTCGACTTCCAGAGAAGATGA
- the LOC120002324 gene encoding ABC transporter G family member 31-like isoform X1, giving the protein MSSSNVSEYFECVNLEIEGELFARPSNAEVAVAMAESQGSEYFDWLDLERGGELLAVEDDEIELIQAAPLAGTEENLTRNVTVAEATGHGMIIPFQPLTMTFLNVSYFVDMPKEMRSRGILENRLQLLSNVSGVFSPGVLTALVGSSETEKKILMDILAGRKTDGYIEGDILISGFPKEQRTFARISGYVEQDDIHSSQLTVKESLWFSSSLRLPKEVTKEQKHEFVEEVISLVELDSLRDAMVGLPGSSGLSKEQRKRLTIAVELVANPSIIFMDEPTSGLDARAAAIVMRTVRNTVDTGRTVICTIHEPSIDIFEAFDELLFMQLGGRVIYGGKLGLHSQIMIDYFQGINGISPIPNGYNPATWILEVTTLAVEERIRMEFSELYKNSEQYREVEATIMQMSVPVAGSEPLKFSTTYSQNFLAQIIICLQKYNLVYLRTPSYGLMRLIFGITIAFLLSSVFWHLGSKRNSTQGLLIVMGALSLACSILGVNNASSIQSIVSIERTVFYREKTARMYSPIAYGAAQGLVQIPYVALQTIVFGVITYFMIHFQMIARKIFLYLVFLFLTFTYYTFSGMMAVGLIPNQDLASVISSAFYSMWTLLSGFPIPKPNIPEWLTWCYYISPVTWTLRGIISSELGDKENMIKEPQFNGTVKEYLKANLGYGPRVIEVSAAVLIGFCVLFFSVFILSVKLLDFQRR; this is encoded by the exons ATGTCATCATCAAACGTGAGTGAGTATTTCGAGTGTGTGAACCTAGAGATAGAAGGAGAGTTGTTTGCGAGACCGTCAAACGCAGAGGTGGCGGTGGCTATGGCAGAATCACAAGGGAGCGAGTATTTCGATTGGTTGGACTTAGAGAGAGGAGGAGAGTTGCTTGCGGTGGAGGACGACGAGATTGAGTTGATACAGGCGGCGCCACTTGCTGGTACTGAAGAAAATTTGACTAGAAATG TGACCGTTGCGGAGGCTACTGGGCATGGAATGATTATTCCATTTCAACCATTGACAATGACATTTCTAAATGTCAGTTACTTTGTTGATATGCCCAAG GAAATGAGATCAAGGGGTATACTTGAAAATAGGTTGCAGCTCTTGTCAAATGTGAGTGGAGTATTCTCACCAGGTGTTCTGACTGCATTGGTTGGGTCAAGTGAgacagaaaagaaaattttaatggACATTCTTGCGGGGAGGAAAACTGACGGATACATAGAAGGTGATATCTTGATATCAGGTTTCCCAAAAGAGCAACGCACGTTTGCTCGAATCTCTGGATATGTTGAGCAAGATGATATACATTCTTCTCAGCTGACCGTTAAGGAGTCTCTTTGGTTTTCTTCTAGTCTTCGCCTTCCAAAAGAAGTtaccaaagaacaaaaacat GAGTTTGTTGAAGAAGTGATAAGCTTAGTGGAGCTTGACTCCCTACGAGATGCTATGGTTGGCTTGCCTGGTAGTTCTGGCTTATCAAAAGAGCAGAGAAAGCGTTTAACAATTGCAGTAGAGCTCGTTGCCAATCCTTCCATTATTTTCATGGATGAGCCGACGTCAGGATTAGATGCACGGGCAGCAGCCATAGTGATGCGAACTGTGCGTAATACGGTGGATACTGGGAGAACAGTAATTTGCACCATACATGAACCAAGCATTGATATTTTTGAAGCATTTGATGAG CTGTTATTTATGCAACTCGGGGGACGTGTTATCTATGGAGGGAAGCTTGGTTTGCACTCACAAATTATGATAGACTATTTTCAG GGAATTAATGGAAtttccccaatcccaaatggtTACAACCCAGCAACTTGGATACTTGAGGTAACCACACTTGCCGTTGAGGAGCGAATTAGAATGGAATTTTCAGAATTATATAAGAATTCAGAACAATACAG GGAAGTGGAAGCTACAATTATGCAAATGAGTGTTCCAGTTGCTGGCTCAGAACCATTAAAGTTTTCCACAACCTACTCACAAAACTTTTTGGCTCAAATTATTATTTGCCTTCAGAAATATAATCTTGTTTATTTGAGAACTCCGTCATACGGTCTCATGAGATTAATTTTTGGTATCACAATTGCCTTTTTATTGAGCTCTGTATTTTGGCATCTTGGTTCAAAAAG GAACTCAACTCAAGGTTTATTAATAGTAATGGGAGCTCTCTCTTTAGCATGCTCGATTCTTGGGGTGAATAATGCTTCCTCAATACAATCAATTGTTTCAATTGAGAGGACAGTATTTTACAGAGAAAAAACAGCTAGAATGTATTCTCCCATCGCCTATGGGGCTGCTCAG GGTCTTGTGCAGATTCCATATGTAGCCCTGCAAACAATAGTGTTTGGTGTCATAACCTATTTCATGATCCATTTTCAAATGATAGCAA GGAAAATTTTCCTGTATCTTGTGTTCTTGTTCCTCACCTTCACCTACTACACTTTTTCTGGAATGATGGCTGTTGGTCTCATTCCTAATCAAGACTTGGCATCTGTCATTTCTTCTGCCTTTTACTCTATGTGGACTCTCCTCTCTGGTTTTCCTATACCAAAACCA AATATTCCAGAATGGTTGACATGGTGTTACTACATCAGTCCTGTAACATGGACTTTGCGAGGGATTATCTCCTCTGAGCTTGGTGACAAGGAAAACATGATTAAAGAACCTCAGTTTAATGGCACTGTGAAAGAATATTTGAAAGCTAACCTTGGCTATGGTCCTCGAGTGATTGAAGTTTCAGCTGCTGTGTTGATTGGCTTTTGTGTTCTATTTTTTAGCGTTTTTATTCTCTCGGTTAAACTTCTCGACTTCCAGAGAAGATGA